The Flavobacterium faecale genome has a segment encoding these proteins:
- a CDS encoding TonB-dependent receptor, with protein sequence MKQLHLHLLTIFLVFFTCSNSIGQTTQASITGIVLGTNSEPIKNAKVLIKNQSTGFNISTLSNFNGIFTFKELPLGGPYTVSVDAAPFGEQQRSGYSLNQGDVINIEIEMQSQTQNLEVVEIVGRGLKNKTANLGGATAVSSKLINALPVNGRNFTSLMDLSPLSSGGTISGQLASSTNYTLDGMNAKNPTSAGSTTSRSGAPYSISIEAVREFKVVTNQYDVAYGRSGGGTVSAVTKSGTNDLSGSMFVYNRADWLSSGYDIRGNRRKNNFSTTQYGFTLGGPIIKDKLHFFVAWDHQNDSRPLIIADVQSKADELRFNITGETLDNFVTIARNKYGVSSLPQYGTFDKKRNSDAAFARLDWQINDSNLLTVRNNFTYDNNKLGLQDNTTINLYESYGNDLNLDNSLLASLRTKVNSRFTNELKLQHLHTYQDSSPGDQLPSYNIPRAIVENVSSTIDGAVKTTNIEIGGHRFAQEKFTNNVFQIIDNLYFNTDKVKYTFGIDLMQTNSKSLYGSEVNGRFHFNSVANFDNLTPYRYYREVPLVNDPTVVSNILNAGIYGQLQTKIATGLDMTLGLRFDYSKYPTATFNKLVFDELNIRTDNELQSAIIQPRIQFTWDVKENHKNYLRFGGGIFASDLNNYAIINNLYFDGNHTATVDVRAPNIPVPNFSDYRNNYASIPTLDAFQLPTINYTGTNTKVPVVYKSNISFSHFFTDKFRAGIAGYATLARNNYTYVDRNMVNTPFFTLANEDNRGVYVPASTIPANGAGDWLQGRISNKIGRVLELVSEGKVNQFAMVVDATYRYFKEGEISFSYTLNDTKDNTSYNGNVANTATLVLPVKDNPRDLSKMSYSDNQFRHKVVLYGTLPTFYGFNVGIRYSGIGGTRYSLLSGGNTNGDFVSASNDLAYIFDKNSPNTPQNIKTGLQTILDNPNASQSIKDYINKYSGKIAERNGGINNFYGIVDVRISKKITLSKKQFLEFTTDIFNVANLLKKEWGVNKSLGTQSLYALGTPAAGTTAAIPGFDSSKQQYNYRVNNSGLPSLSGNPFQIQIGLKYAF encoded by the coding sequence ATGAAACAATTACACCTACATTTATTGACTATTTTTTTAGTCTTTTTTACTTGTTCCAATAGTATAGGACAAACAACTCAAGCTTCTATTACAGGAATTGTGCTTGGTACTAATTCAGAACCGATTAAAAATGCCAAAGTCTTAATCAAAAATCAATCAACTGGTTTTAACATTAGTACTTTGTCTAATTTTAATGGAATATTTACCTTTAAAGAACTACCGCTTGGTGGTCCTTACACCGTAAGTGTAGATGCAGCTCCATTTGGTGAGCAACAACGTTCAGGTTACTCACTAAACCAAGGAGACGTCATCAATATTGAAATAGAAATGCAAAGTCAAACTCAAAATTTGGAAGTTGTAGAAATAGTTGGCCGCGGTTTGAAAAACAAAACAGCAAATCTAGGTGGAGCAACTGCTGTGAGCTCAAAACTTATAAATGCATTACCCGTGAATGGTCGTAATTTTACAAGTCTAATGGATTTATCCCCCCTAAGCAGTGGCGGTACTATCTCTGGACAACTTGCCTCGTCTACAAACTATACCCTAGATGGTATGAATGCAAAAAACCCAACCTCAGCAGGATCCACGACTAGCCGTAGCGGTGCACCTTATTCTATTTCAATTGAAGCTGTTCGAGAATTCAAGGTAGTTACAAATCAATACGACGTAGCCTATGGTCGAAGTGGTGGAGGAACCGTTAGTGCTGTTACAAAATCAGGAACAAATGATCTTAGCGGAAGCATGTTCGTATACAATCGCGCAGATTGGCTTTCTAGTGGATACGATATTAGAGGTAACAGACGTAAAAATAATTTTTCTACAACACAATACGGCTTTACTTTGGGAGGACCAATTATCAAAGATAAACTACACTTTTTTGTAGCATGGGATCACCAAAATGATTCTCGACCACTTATTATTGCTGACGTACAATCTAAAGCAGATGAACTTCGATTTAATATCACTGGAGAAACATTGGATAATTTTGTGACTATAGCTAGAAATAAATACGGAGTATCAAGCTTACCGCAGTATGGAACCTTTGATAAAAAAAGAAATTCTGATGCAGCATTTGCACGTTTGGACTGGCAAATAAATGATTCTAATTTATTGACTGTTCGTAATAACTTTACGTACGATAATAATAAATTAGGACTGCAAGACAATACTACTATCAATCTGTATGAATCTTATGGCAATGACTTAAATCTAGACAATAGTCTTTTGGCTTCTTTAAGAACAAAGGTTAACAGTAGATTTACCAATGAATTGAAGCTACAACACTTACATACCTACCAAGATAGTAGTCCTGGTGATCAATTACCATCTTACAATATCCCTAGAGCCATAGTTGAAAATGTATCATCTACTATTGATGGAGCTGTAAAAACTACCAACATCGAAATTGGAGGTCATCGATTTGCACAGGAAAAATTCACAAATAACGTTTTTCAAATTATTGACAACTTATATTTTAATACCGACAAAGTTAAATATACATTTGGAATTGACCTGATGCAGACAAATTCTAAATCATTGTATGGAAGCGAAGTAAATGGACGTTTCCATTTTAATAGTGTAGCAAATTTTGATAATTTGACGCCATACAGATATTACAGAGAAGTACCTTTGGTAAACGATCCAACTGTTGTATCTAATATTTTGAACGCTGGAATTTACGGACAACTGCAAACAAAAATTGCAACAGGACTAGATATGACATTGGGTTTACGCTTTGACTATTCAAAATATCCAACTGCAACATTTAACAAATTGGTTTTTGATGAACTAAACATTCGTACAGATAATGAGCTACAATCGGCTATCATTCAACCAAGAATACAATTCACTTGGGATGTAAAGGAAAATCACAAAAATTATTTACGTTTTGGAGGTGGTATATTTGCATCTGACTTAAATAACTATGCCATCATCAATAATTTATATTTTGATGGAAATCATACAGCAACAGTTGATGTCCGCGCTCCCAACATTCCCGTTCCTAACTTTTCAGACTACAGAAATAATTATGCTAGCATCCCAACACTAGATGCTTTTCAATTGCCTACTATAAATTATACCGGAACCAATACAAAAGTCCCAGTGGTTTACAAATCAAACATCTCTTTTTCTCATTTCTTCACTGATAAATTTAGAGCTGGAATTGCAGGATACGCAACTTTAGCACGAAATAACTATACGTATGTAGACCGTAACATGGTTAATACACCTTTTTTCACATTGGCCAACGAAGATAATCGTGGTGTATACGTACCAGCAAGCACAATACCAGCAAACGGAGCTGGAGATTGGCTTCAAGGAAGAATTAGTAATAAAATAGGTAGAGTTCTAGAATTAGTTAGTGAAGGGAAAGTGAATCAATTTGCCATGGTTGTAGACGCTACATATCGCTATTTTAAAGAGGGTGAAATCTCTTTTAGCTATACATTAAATGATACAAAAGATAACACATCCTATAACGGAAATGTTGCAAATACAGCAACACTAGTCCTGCCTGTAAAAGACAACCCTAGAGATTTAAGTAAAATGAGTTATTCTGATAATCAATTCAGGCATAAAGTTGTTCTTTATGGAACACTACCAACATTTTACGGATTTAATGTAGGTATCCGCTATTCTGGTATTGGAGGCACACGCTACAGCTTACTTTCTGGAGGAAATACCAATGGAGATTTTGTTTCTGCATCAAATGATTTAGCTTATATATTTGATAAAAACAGTCCAAACACACCGCAAAATATTAAGACAGGACTACAAACCATTCTAGATAACCCAAACGCTAGTCAAAGTATTAAGGACTATATCAATAAATATTCTGGGAAAATAGCAGAACGAAACGGGGGAATAAATAATTTCTACGGAATTGTAGACGTACGAATCAGCAAAAAAATTACATTAAGCAAAAAGCAATTTTTAGAATTTACTACTGATATTTTTAATGTAGCAAACTTACTGAAAAAAGAATGGGGAGTTAATAAATCATTAGGTACGCAATCACTTTACGCCTTAGGTACTCCTGCTGCTGGTACAACTGCTGCAATACCTGGATTCGACAGTTCAAAACAGCAATATAATTATAGAGTAAACAACTCTGGACTACCTTCTCTTTCAGGAAACCCTTTTCAAATCCAAATTGGGTTAAAGTATGCTTTTTAA
- a CDS encoding glycerophosphodiester phosphodiesterase translates to MKVCNILVACICALFFFNCSSNHLIVCGHRGAMGHATENTIASIKKGIELKADMLEIDVFKIKTGEIVVFHDDTMERITNGTGKIEDYNFVDLRKVLIEGKHQIPTLEEVILAIDRKAVLNIELKGENTASDTYAIIEKFKGKGWKESDFFISSFRKGELVKMRALNNSIAIGLLTYQEPIDQVLKNAKEVKAQAINPYYKTLTKEDVLTMKANKYKVIPWTVNDSLDIKNMKDMKVSGIITNFPERVR, encoded by the coding sequence ATGAAAGTTTGTAACATCCTAGTAGCATGTATATGTGCGTTGTTTTTTTTTAATTGTTCTTCCAATCATCTCATTGTATGCGGTCATCGAGGGGCGATGGGACATGCAACAGAGAATACAATTGCATCGATAAAAAAAGGAATAGAGTTGAAAGCTGATATGCTAGAGATAGATGTTTTTAAAATCAAAACTGGCGAAATTGTGGTATTTCATGATGATACAATGGAAAGAATTACAAATGGAACAGGAAAGATTGAAGATTACAATTTTGTAGACTTACGAAAAGTGTTGATAGAAGGAAAACATCAAATACCAACTTTAGAGGAAGTTATTTTGGCTATCGATAGAAAAGCAGTTCTCAACATTGAATTGAAAGGTGAGAATACTGCAAGTGACACCTATGCTATAATTGAAAAATTTAAAGGAAAAGGTTGGAAAGAGAGTGATTTTTTTATTTCAAGCTTTCGAAAAGGTGAATTGGTAAAAATGAGAGCGCTAAATAATTCTATAGCTATCGGTTTATTAACCTACCAAGAGCCAATTGATCAAGTTTTGAAAAACGCGAAGGAGGTTAAAGCTCAAGCTATAAATCCCTATTATAAAACGTTGACCAAAGAGGATGTACTTACTATGAAAGCAAACAAATACAAAGTAATTCCATGGACTGTAAATGATTCTTTAGATATTAAAAATATGAAGGATATGAAGGTGTCTGGAATTATTACAAACTTCCCTGAGCGAGTAAGGTAG
- a CDS encoding RNA polymerase sigma factor, giving the protein MEIKKQIDKAKLGDQTAFTYLLNFYWNEVYGFMLKRTENETNAEDITIETFSKAFDKIATYNPEFQFNTWLISIAKNVHIDLLRKNKASLFVEITEKEDQKAYNIADTTPSAEDELITEQNLSQLLRYIKELKPHYQEVIQLRYFQEMSYQEIATTIDEPLNNVKVKLLRAKKLLAEIIRDKR; this is encoded by the coding sequence TTGGAAATAAAAAAGCAAATAGACAAAGCAAAACTAGGCGACCAAACGGCCTTTACCTATCTATTGAATTTTTATTGGAATGAGGTCTATGGCTTCATGCTCAAACGTACCGAAAACGAAACTAATGCCGAGGATATCACTATCGAAACCTTTTCTAAAGCTTTTGATAAAATCGCTACCTATAATCCAGAATTTCAATTTAACACTTGGTTAATCAGTATTGCAAAAAATGTGCATATTGATTTGTTACGAAAAAACAAAGCAAGTCTTTTTGTAGAAATTACCGAGAAAGAAGACCAAAAAGCATACAATATTGCCGACACCACTCCATCTGCGGAGGATGAACTTATTACAGAACAAAATCTGTCGCAACTCTTGCGCTACATCAAGGAATTAAAACCTCATTACCAAGAGGTGATTCAGCTTCGTTACTTTCAAGAAATGAGTTACCAAGAAATCGCCACTACCATTGACGAACCTCTAAACAATGTGAAGGTAAAACTACTTCGAGCGAAAAAATTACTGGCAGAAATTATTAGGGATAAGAGGTAA
- a CDS encoding glycosyltransferase, with translation MLILLLYFFIFIVVVQLVYYLGIFSNFAFAKAQKITPKRIPVSVIVCAKNEEENALAFVPLLAEQNYPDFEIVLIDDASSDNTLEVFEAFEKQYENVRLVKVQNNEAFWGNKKYALTLGIKSAKKDYLLFTDADCYPTSKDWITAMTSQFTMHKTIVLGYGGYEKISKSFLNKIIRFETVLTAVQYLSWAKAGHPYMGVGRNLAYKKEEFFNVNGFINHIQIRSGDDDLFINEAAHSENTTIAYTPESFTYSKPKTTYKEWFIQKRRHVSTANHYKTIDKIQLGIFYSSQFLFFTTAIILLSWQFQWMIVVGLVVARYIAAWTIVGSTARKLKENDIKFWFPVVELALILLQMNIFIRNILSKPVHWK, from the coding sequence ATGCTTATACTATTACTTTACTTTTTCATCTTTATTGTTGTTGTTCAATTAGTGTATTATTTAGGCATTTTTAGCAATTTTGCTTTCGCGAAAGCGCAAAAAATAACACCAAAGAGAATTCCAGTTTCCGTTATTGTATGTGCAAAAAACGAAGAAGAAAATGCTCTTGCATTTGTGCCATTATTAGCTGAGCAGAACTATCCCGACTTTGAGATTGTATTAATCGACGATGCTTCTAGCGATAACACACTAGAGGTTTTTGAAGCTTTTGAAAAACAATACGAAAATGTGCGACTCGTAAAAGTACAAAACAACGAAGCTTTTTGGGGTAATAAAAAATATGCTTTGACACTCGGAATCAAGTCGGCAAAAAAAGACTATTTACTTTTTACTGATGCCGATTGCTACCCTACCTCAAAAGATTGGATTACTGCAATGACTTCGCAGTTTACCATGCACAAGACGATAGTTTTGGGCTATGGTGGATATGAAAAAATATCAAAATCATTTTTAAATAAAATTATCCGTTTTGAAACCGTACTTACGGCGGTGCAATATTTGTCTTGGGCAAAAGCAGGTCATCCGTATATGGGTGTAGGGCGTAACCTTGCCTACAAAAAGGAAGAATTTTTTAATGTAAACGGTTTTATCAATCATATTCAGATTCGTTCTGGAGATGATGATTTATTTATAAATGAAGCCGCACATTCAGAAAACACCACGATTGCTTATACGCCAGAGAGTTTTACTTATTCGAAACCGAAGACGACGTACAAAGAGTGGTTTATTCAAAAACGCAGACATGTATCGACTGCAAATCACTACAAAACGATTGACAAGATTCAGTTAGGTATTTTTTATAGCTCACAGTTTTTATTTTTCACAACCGCAATTATATTACTATCATGGCAGTTTCAATGGATGATTGTAGTAGGTTTGGTCGTTGCTAGGTACATTGCAGCTTGGACGATTGTTGGGTCTACTGCCAGAAAATTGAAAGAAAATGATATTAAATTTTGGTTCCCAGTGGTAGAATTAGCACTAATTTTGTTGCAAATGAATATCTTTATCCGAAATATTCTCTCAAAACCCGTGCATTGGAAATAA
- the murB gene encoding UDP-N-acetylmuramate dehydrogenase, whose protein sequence is MELQSAFSLKNFNTFGIEAQAKQFIAVHTVAELKTVLVENPSEKKFILGGGSNMLLTQNIEALVIHIDLKGKKIIKEDDDFVWVESQAGENWHEFVLWTIEQDFGGLENMSLIPGNVGTTPVQNIGAYGAEIKDTFVSCDAVAIEDQECKTFFKDECAFGYRESVFKNEVKDQYIITSVVFKLTKRNHKINISYGDIAGELAKNNITTPTLKEVSNAVIAIRKSKLPDPKELGNSGSFFKNPIVSKKDFEPIHAKFPEMKFYDISETEVKVPAGWLIEQAGFKGKRFGDAGIHKNQALVLVNYGGATGQEILAVSRDIQQTIFKTFGIQIEAEVNVI, encoded by the coding sequence ATGGAATTACAGTCTGCTTTTTCGTTAAAAAACTTTAATACTTTTGGGATTGAAGCCCAAGCCAAACAATTTATAGCCGTGCATACGGTTGCCGAATTAAAAACAGTTTTGGTAGAAAACCCTAGCGAGAAAAAATTTATTTTGGGTGGAGGAAGCAATATGCTTTTGACACAAAACATAGAAGCACTCGTTATTCATATTGATCTAAAAGGTAAAAAAATAATTAAAGAAGACGACGATTTTGTTTGGGTCGAAAGTCAAGCAGGTGAAAACTGGCACGAATTTGTTCTCTGGACTATCGAGCAAGATTTTGGTGGACTAGAAAATATGTCACTTATACCTGGAAATGTAGGCACCACACCCGTACAAAACATTGGTGCGTATGGCGCTGAGATCAAAGATACTTTTGTTTCTTGTGATGCAGTAGCGATCGAAGATCAAGAGTGCAAAACATTTTTTAAGGACGAATGTGCTTTTGGCTACCGTGAAAGCGTTTTTAAAAATGAAGTTAAGGACCAATACATAATTACCTCTGTGGTTTTTAAATTGACCAAAAGAAACCACAAAATAAACATTTCTTACGGTGACATTGCAGGCGAATTGGCTAAAAACAACATCACCACTCCCACGCTAAAAGAGGTAAGCAATGCGGTAATTGCCATTCGAAAAAGTAAATTACCCGATCCAAAAGAATTAGGAAACAGCGGTAGCTTCTTTAAAAATCCAATTGTAAGTAAAAAAGATTTCGAACCAATTCATGCTAAATTTCCAGAAATGAAATTTTATGATATCTCAGAAACCGAAGTAAAAGTTCCTGCAGGCTGGTTAATCGAGCAAGCTGGCTTTAAAGGAAAACGCTTTGGTGACGCAGGTATACATAAGAATCAAGCATTGGTTTTGGTGAACTATGGTGGTGCAACCGGTCAAGAAATCTTGGCTGTATCGAGAGACATTCAACAAACTATCTTTAAGACCTTTGGCATTCAAATTGAAGCTGAAGTGAATGTCATTTAA
- the asnB gene encoding asparagine synthase (glutamine-hydrolyzing), which produces MCGINGILHFQTSKTVDQRILTQMRDSLAHRGPDDKGIFIANTIGLGQRRLSIIDTSAAGHQPFVSDDKRYVMVFNGEIYNYKDFYPELQADGYTLKTKSDTEVLLQLFRKEGLKMLPKLNGMFAFVIWDTVEKKLTLVRDRMGVKPLYYAFHNESFYFASEQKALFTAGIPLKIDSDGLEEYIFNRFVAGENTLYQNIKEVLPGHVMTIAQSGKVTHEKWWDLTTAIQNQPIIKDPISWFKETFDDSVRLRMVSDIPVGVLLSGGLDSSSTLASLKYQDFKNIETFNIGFKEAQHNESHLAKMLSDQYGYHFNTMQVEDNSLFDSLIEATYFQDEPLMHLNEPHLLRISQLAHSKVKVLLSGEGADELMGGYVRYKALKKPWLLQMISTIGQAGLFKNNPRYEKLIRYSQITNPQDLISYNGSNIYPKDIAATFGISQEPKNDFRKKILNEAALLYPNSLQRQALYFDQHTYMQSLLNRNDRTTMGASIECREPFLDQRLIAGLGSLDDKWLFTGKKGKYILKTAMQDRLPQEILFFKKVGLSTPWNTYLLQTPAFKDEMNDFAKSDLFRMPYFEHIDSTKLIHSFQQGDSRLLPYIMPLFMMHIWLKNYTTQF; this is translated from the coding sequence ATGTGCGGCATCAACGGAATATTACATTTTCAAACTTCTAAGACAGTTGACCAAAGGATTCTGACGCAAATGCGCGATTCACTTGCGCATCGTGGTCCGGATGATAAGGGCATTTTTATAGCAAATACTATCGGACTTGGTCAAAGACGTCTTTCTATTATAGATACTTCTGCCGCGGGACACCAACCTTTTGTGTCTGATGACAAACGATATGTCATGGTCTTTAATGGCGAAATATACAATTACAAAGATTTCTACCCCGAATTGCAGGCGGATGGCTATACCTTAAAAACAAAATCGGACACAGAGGTTTTACTCCAGTTGTTTCGAAAAGAAGGCTTGAAGATGCTACCCAAGTTAAACGGAATGTTTGCCTTTGTAATTTGGGATACTGTTGAAAAAAAGCTAACGCTCGTACGGGATCGAATGGGTGTGAAACCTTTATATTATGCTTTTCATAATGAGAGTTTCTATTTCGCTTCAGAGCAAAAAGCATTGTTCACGGCTGGCATTCCCTTAAAAATAGATTCCGACGGTCTCGAAGAATATATTTTTAATCGTTTTGTAGCAGGCGAAAATACATTATACCAAAATATTAAAGAAGTATTACCTGGGCACGTCATGACTATTGCACAGTCAGGTAAAGTTACTCATGAAAAATGGTGGGACTTAACCACTGCCATTCAAAATCAACCTATAATTAAGGATCCCATTTCGTGGTTCAAAGAAACTTTTGATGACTCGGTACGCTTGCGCATGGTGAGTGACATACCTGTGGGTGTGCTGCTGAGCGGCGGTCTCGACTCATCATCAACACTTGCTTCTTTAAAATATCAGGACTTCAAAAACATCGAAACTTTTAATATTGGTTTCAAAGAAGCACAACACAATGAATCGCATTTGGCTAAAATGCTATCCGATCAATACGGGTACCATTTCAACACGATGCAAGTAGAGGATAATTCTTTGTTTGACAGTTTGATCGAAGCCACTTATTTTCAAGACGAACCCTTAATGCACCTCAACGAACCCCATTTGCTACGCATCTCGCAGTTGGCACATTCCAAGGTAAAAGTCTTGCTCTCGGGCGAAGGTGCGGACGAACTTATGGGTGGCTATGTACGCTACAAAGCACTCAAAAAACCATGGTTGCTGCAAATGATCAGTACCATTGGTCAAGCCGGATTGTTTAAAAACAACCCTCGATACGAAAAATTAATTCGCTACTCACAAATTACCAACCCGCAGGATTTAATTTCCTACAACGGCTCGAATATTTACCCAAAAGATATTGCCGCAACCTTTGGGATTAGCCAAGAACCTAAAAATGATTTTCGAAAAAAAATACTCAACGAGGCAGCGCTACTCTACCCTAATAGTCTGCAACGACAAGCGCTTTATTTCGATCAACATACCTATATGCAGTCCCTTTTAAATAGAAACGACCGCACAACGATGGGTGCTTCCATTGAATGCAGAGAACCTTTTTTGGATCAACGTCTCATTGCCGGCCTAGGATCTCTAGATGATAAATGGCTGTTTACTGGAAAAAAAGGCAAGTATATTTTAAAAACAGCTATGCAAGATCGATTGCCTCAAGAAATTCTCTTTTTCAAAAAAGTGGGACTCAGTACTCCTTGGAATACATATTTGTTGCAAACCCCGGCTTTTAAAGATGAAATGAATGATTTTGCAAAAAGTGATCTTTTTCGAATGCCGTATTTTGAACATATTGACAGTACCAAACTGATTCATAGCTTTCAACAAGGAGATAGCCGCTTATTGCCGTATATCATGCCGTTGTTTATGATGCATATTTGGTTAAAAAACTATACGACTCAATTTTAA
- a CDS encoding glycosyltransferase family 4 protein gives MKKRKILFLGETYRADAITWRKGLEEFGDFELMTWELKTPSNSFFNRIARLLEFTTALYRVNKIIRKEKPDLVIAERTTSYGFLATVSQAPMAVIAQQGITDLWPIHSFTYPLKKVLQQYAFKNAVLIHAWGSVMLPAMITAKVDLSKVMVLPKGIDVAAFYSKSTVSFSKIKAIVTRSLTNEYRHETIIKAFGLLHDQGHDFELTFVGDGYALEDLKQLTIDLKIDQKVRFLGRMPYNALPALLQQANFYLSMPNTEGVSASLFEAMASGCYPIVSDIEGNREWISPQINGALVPVDDYQALANTLITTYNDHLHRINAIAINQQKVKAVGNYATNMTLIAQKYHELIDKAQKL, from the coding sequence ATGAAAAAAAGAAAAATACTTTTTTTGGGCGAAACCTACCGAGCCGACGCCATCACATGGAGAAAAGGCTTGGAAGAATTTGGGGATTTTGAACTGATGACTTGGGAGCTAAAAACACCCTCCAACTCGTTTTTTAATAGAATTGCACGCTTATTAGAATTTACAACTGCCCTATATCGCGTCAATAAAATTATTCGAAAAGAAAAACCTGATCTCGTTATCGCAGAACGCACTACGAGCTATGGTTTTTTGGCTACGGTTTCACAGGCTCCAATGGCCGTAATCGCGCAACAAGGTATCACTGATTTGTGGCCAATCCACTCGTTTACCTATCCGTTGAAGAAAGTATTACAACAGTATGCTTTCAAAAATGCAGTCCTTATCCACGCATGGGGATCAGTGATGTTACCCGCTATGATTACTGCCAAGGTCGATTTATCAAAAGTAATGGTGCTACCAAAAGGTATTGATGTAGCTGCATTTTATTCGAAATCAACTGTTTCATTTTCGAAAATAAAAGCAATTGTAACTCGATCCTTGACCAATGAATATCGACACGAAACCATCATAAAAGCATTTGGATTACTACACGATCAAGGACATGATTTTGAACTTACATTTGTAGGCGATGGATATGCATTGGAAGATCTAAAGCAACTAACAATTGACTTAAAAATCGATCAAAAGGTTCGTTTTTTGGGTCGAATGCCTTATAACGCACTACCTGCATTGCTACAACAGGCCAACTTTTACCTCAGCATGCCCAATACCGAGGGGGTTTCGGCTTCCTTGTTTGAAGCTATGGCAAGTGGTTGTTACCCAATTGTATCTGACATTGAAGGTAACCGCGAGTGGATTTCGCCTCAAATCAATGGTGCTTTGGTACCCGTTGATGATTATCAAGCGCTTGCCAATACGCTCATAACAACCTATAATGATCATTTGCATCGCATAAACGCTATTGCAATTAATCAACAAAAAGTAAAAGCGGTAGGAAACTATGCGACCAATATGACACTCATTGCTCAAAAATACCATGAGCTAATTGACAAAGCTCAAAAACTGTAA
- a CDS encoding DUF2461 domain-containing protein — MLSTESLIFLDDLKTNNNREWFHENKKRYELFKKDYHKLVGAFLDAMKPLDPSLELLEIKNCTFRINRDIRFSKDKSPYKSHMGVWLSSGTKGNNRAGYYVHIERGASFIAGGFYAPLADDLKKVRKEIAFFHEDLEAIIENKTFKKEFGTFARNEKSCLKNPPRGYDKEHPAIELLKLKSFEVMQKFEITEITEKDFVSKMSQKLILLKPLNDFMNRALTADEEF, encoded by the coding sequence ATGCTATCAACAGAGAGCCTTATATTTTTAGACGATTTAAAAACCAATAATAACAGGGAGTGGTTTCACGAAAACAAAAAGCGATATGAGCTGTTTAAAAAAGACTATCACAAACTTGTGGGTGCTTTTTTAGACGCTATGAAGCCGCTTGATCCTTCGTTGGAATTGCTAGAAATAAAAAACTGTACGTTTCGAATCAATCGCGATATTCGCTTTTCTAAGGATAAATCTCCTTACAAATCGCATATGGGTGTTTGGTTATCATCTGGAACCAAAGGCAACAACCGCGCGGGCTACTATGTACATATAGAACGTGGCGCGAGCTTTATTGCCGGTGGATTCTATGCGCCACTAGCCGATGATTTGAAAAAGGTGCGTAAGGAAATCGCCTTTTTTCATGAGGATCTTGAGGCTATTATCGAAAACAAAACCTTCAAAAAAGAGTTTGGTACTTTTGCTCGAAATGAAAAAAGCTGCCTTAAAAATCCACCGAGAGGTTATGACAAAGAGCACCCTGCCATTGAATTACTAAAACTAAAAAGTTTTGAAGTGATGCAAAAATTCGAAATCACTGAAATCACTGAAAAAGATTTCGTTTCGAAAATGAGTCAAAAACTGATTCTTTTAAAACCATTGAATGATTTCATGAACCGTGCTTTGACTGCAGACGAAGAGTTCTAA
- a CDS encoding rhodanese-like domain-containing protein has product MKIKILFFIFTSALFLSCNGQNAQNQKTVAAQEFQKEIANTEKPQLIDVRTPEEFESEHLVNATNINWTGTTFEADAQKLDKTKPVYVYCRSGGRSKKACSKLAELGFTNIIELDGGFLQWSAEGLKSNKN; this is encoded by the coding sequence ATGAAAATCAAAATCTTATTTTTCATATTCACCTCTGCCCTGTTTTTATCATGCAATGGACAAAATGCTCAAAATCAAAAAACTGTCGCAGCACAAGAATTTCAAAAAGAAATCGCAAATACCGAAAAACCACAACTTATTGATGTGCGAACGCCAGAAGAATTTGAAAGTGAACACCTTGTCAATGCCACCAATATAAATTGGACCGGAACTACTTTTGAAGCCGATGCTCAAAAATTAGACAAAACCAAACCCGTTTATGTCTATTGTAGAAGCGGTGGACGTAGTAAAAAAGCCTGCAGTAAACTAGCTGAACTTGGTTTCACGAATATCATTGAACTTGATGGTGGATTCCTGCAATGGAGTGCCGAAGGTCTAAAAAGCAATAAAAACTAA